In Paenibacillus sonchi, a single genomic region encodes these proteins:
- a CDS encoding ATPase, T2SS/T4P/T4SS family: MIEYRQEILRTKWNQAQVQNEEQGMGQIHKAIWLPNPQDNRRLFSLKQSVLRTSRPGKDDFYGFLQKMKSDMNAELEREDDGYFELNAKALIGDPQAVSFFMNEIEKYLRKTPFTGKVPEAYGTAAEALFHEWKGFGPAYRWFTDRAYSESTGLQMIGRQIFYNHRGKFVVYPYEMPSLDRVEQLKRSLLKSDPDKKLNKDNPSVEFKMDDPLWPGRFIRLAIWVSPRVWEGFTTISLRRQVVEFLDLEDQAGTGCIPAEAIELIRALSGTFRNTIIAGAVGSGKTTFANTVVGEQLLGSSSCMGVVMIEKHPESILPYQIKGHRIIPIQAANEELMEVGVESLRHDPNILYMTEMRYNEWEFYLWSGEKGYDGITGTFHTVDSEDIPYQGAFAVSTRIGGSLKGHLISALKSCELVFILESVADGKKRLARISEVYYDEAANSVFANDLMRWEEEQSAWSYNDKLTAGLMRKMKKKNPRASRVLLQELGHLAAQKPMDEPLKESLKSKIVLNE, from the coding sequence ATGATTGAATACCGGCAAGAGATTTTGCGCACGAAGTGGAATCAGGCACAGGTTCAGAATGAAGAACAAGGGATGGGACAGATCCATAAGGCGATATGGCTGCCGAATCCTCAGGACAACCGCAGGCTGTTCTCCCTGAAACAAAGCGTGCTTCGTACCAGCAGGCCAGGCAAAGATGATTTTTACGGCTTCCTGCAAAAAATGAAAAGCGACATGAACGCCGAGCTGGAGCGGGAGGATGACGGGTACTTTGAACTTAATGCGAAGGCGCTGATCGGCGACCCGCAGGCAGTCAGCTTTTTCATGAATGAGATTGAGAAATATCTGCGCAAAACACCGTTTACCGGCAAGGTGCCGGAAGCATACGGGACAGCAGCAGAAGCGCTGTTTCACGAATGGAAGGGATTTGGACCCGCGTACCGCTGGTTTACCGACCGGGCCTACAGCGAATCTACCGGGCTGCAGATGATCGGACGGCAGATTTTTTACAATCACCGGGGCAAGTTTGTGGTGTATCCCTATGAGATGCCCTCACTGGATCGGGTGGAGCAGCTCAAACGCTCTTTGCTGAAAAGCGACCCCGATAAGAAACTCAACAAGGATAATCCCTCTGTAGAGTTCAAAATGGATGATCCGCTCTGGCCCGGCCGCTTCATCCGGCTTGCGATTTGGGTGTCTCCCAGAGTGTGGGAAGGCTTTACCACGATTTCACTGCGGCGGCAGGTGGTCGAGTTTCTGGATCTGGAGGATCAAGCCGGTACGGGATGTATTCCTGCGGAAGCCATTGAGCTTATACGCGCCCTGTCAGGTACGTTCCGCAACACCATTATTGCCGGAGCGGTCGGATCAGGCAAAACTACCTTTGCCAACACTGTTGTAGGTGAGCAGCTGCTAGGATCTTCTTCGTGTATGGGAGTAGTGATGATTGAAAAGCATCCGGAGTCGATTTTGCCATACCAGATCAAAGGCCATCGGATTATTCCGATTCAGGCAGCCAACGAGGAATTAATGGAGGTCGGGGTGGAGTCGCTGCGGCATGATCCGAACATTCTCTATATGACGGAAATGCGCTATAACGAATGGGAATTTTATCTGTGGAGCGGCGAAAAAGGCTATGACGGCATTACAGGCACCTTTCATACGGTGGATTCGGAGGATATTCCTTATCAGGGAGCTTTTGCGGTATCCACGCGGATCGGCGGCAGTCTGAAAGGCCATCTGATTTCTGCGCTTAAATCCTGTGAGCTGGTATTTATTCTGGAGAGCGTAGCGGACGGAAAAAAACGGCTGGCCCGGATCTCCGAGGTGTATTATGACGAAGCTGCAAATTCCGTATTTGCCAATGATCTGATGCGCTGGGAAGAAGAACAATCCGCCTGGAGCTATAATGACAAGCTGACGGCTGGCCTTATGCGCAAGATGAAGAAGAAAAATCCGCGCGCTTCACGGGTGCTTTTGCAGGAGCTGGGACATTTAGCTGCGCAGAAACCGATGGATGAGCCGCTGAAGGAGAGCCTCAAATCAAAGATTGTTTTGAACGAATGA
- a CDS encoding deoxyribonuclease IV codes for MLKIGSHVSCADKGLLSAANEANEYGSTSFMIYTGAPQNTRRKPIESMYPAEGKQAMKDNGVEEIVVHAPYIINLGSYKDSTYQLAVDFLQEEIRRTHALEVKHIVLHPGAYTDKDAEYGVQRIADGLNEVLGGTNETEVHIALETMAGKGTEVGRSFEEIASIIDKVVHNERLSICLDTCHIHDAGYDIVGDLDGVLQQFDQIIGLSRLGVIHINDSKNPRGAGKDRHTPIGSGYIGFETINKVVHHEALAGLPFILETPWIGKDAKKLRPMYEVEIALLRGTVAERFGAEFLNEVEELHAFFAKQEFDPRQYVLNVWELLKNDAKAKKADPREPLERLYDTVAAAQLFPQLSEEAVNQRLIAWLAGKQLLVNA; via the coding sequence ATGCTTAAAATAGGTTCACATGTGTCCTGTGCGGACAAGGGTCTCCTGAGTGCGGCCAATGAAGCAAATGAGTACGGATCGACCTCGTTTATGATATATACGGGTGCGCCGCAGAATACGCGCCGCAAGCCTATTGAATCGATGTATCCCGCCGAAGGCAAGCAGGCGATGAAGGATAATGGTGTGGAGGAGATTGTCGTCCATGCTCCTTACATCATCAACTTGGGTTCTTACAAGGACAGCACGTATCAACTGGCTGTTGACTTCCTCCAGGAGGAAATCCGCCGTACGCATGCGCTTGAGGTGAAGCATATCGTACTGCACCCGGGAGCATACACTGACAAAGATGCTGAATATGGAGTGCAGCGGATTGCAGATGGTCTGAACGAGGTGCTTGGCGGTACGAACGAGACGGAAGTGCACATTGCTCTGGAGACGATGGCCGGTAAAGGAACGGAAGTTGGCCGCAGCTTCGAGGAAATTGCCTCCATTATCGACAAAGTCGTTCATAACGAGCGGCTGTCCATTTGTCTCGATACCTGCCACATCCATGATGCCGGTTATGATATTGTCGGCGATCTGGATGGTGTGCTGCAGCAGTTTGACCAGATCATTGGCCTGAGCCGGCTGGGCGTAATCCATATCAATGACAGCAAAAATCCGCGCGGGGCGGGCAAGGACCGCCATACGCCGATTGGCTCGGGCTACATTGGCTTTGAGACTATCAACAAGGTAGTCCATCACGAAGCCCTTGCAGGTCTGCCGTTCATTCTGGAGACGCCTTGGATCGGAAAAGATGCGAAGAAGCTGCGCCCGATGTATGAGGTGGAAATTGCCCTGCTGCGCGGCACCGTGGCTGAACGGTTCGGGGCGGAGTTTCTGAATGAGGTGGAAGAGCTGCATGCTTTTTTTGCCAAGCAGGAGTTTGATCCCCGCCAGTATGTGCTGAATGTATGGGAACTGCTGAAGAACGATGCCAAGGCCAAAAAAGCTGATCCGCGTGAACCGCTGGAACGTCTGTATGATACGGTTGCAGCCGCACAGCTGTTTCCTCAGCTTAGTGAAGAAGCGGTCAATCAACGGCTGATCGCTTGGCTGGCAGGCAAGCAGCTGCTCGTGAACGCTTAA
- the purU gene encoding formyltetrahydrofolate deformylase, which translates to MELHVKREHSLSGQYPNRARMLISCPDGPGIVAAVSQFLYQHGANIVQSDQYTMDPDGGMFFMRVEFDLPKLAERIDEVRSVFSGVAERFKMNWQIFNVSQKKRLAIFVSKEDHCLVELLWQWQAGDLDADIALVVSNHTDMQAYVESFGIPFHHIPVTADTKAEAEQHQLKVIGDDIDVIILARYMQIISPSFIEHYRHRIINIHHSFLPAFVGGKPYAQAYQRGVKIIGATAHYVTEELDGGPIIEQDVQRVSHSDDVNELKRIGRTIERVVLARAVKWHIEDRILVHHNKTVVFN; encoded by the coding sequence ATGGAATTGCATGTAAAAAGAGAGCATTCGTTAAGCGGACAATACCCGAACCGGGCGCGGATGCTGATCTCCTGTCCGGACGGACCGGGGATTGTGGCTGCTGTATCGCAATTTCTATACCAGCATGGCGCGAACATTGTCCAGTCGGATCAATACACCATGGACCCGGATGGCGGAATGTTTTTTATGAGAGTGGAGTTCGACCTGCCCAAGCTGGCCGAGCGGATTGACGAAGTGCGTTCAGTCTTTAGCGGGGTTGCGGAACGGTTCAAGATGAACTGGCAAATATTCAATGTAAGCCAAAAGAAACGGCTGGCTATCTTTGTCTCCAAAGAGGATCATTGTCTGGTTGAACTGCTCTGGCAGTGGCAGGCCGGGGATCTGGATGCCGATATCGCTCTGGTTGTCAGCAACCATACAGATATGCAGGCATATGTGGAGTCCTTCGGCATCCCGTTCCACCATATTCCGGTAACAGCGGATACCAAAGCAGAAGCGGAGCAGCACCAGCTTAAGGTCATCGGAGATGACATTGACGTTATTATTCTGGCGCGCTACATGCAAATTATCTCGCCCTCGTTCATAGAGCATTACCGCCATCGGATCATCAACATCCATCATTCGTTCCTTCCGGCGTTTGTAGGCGGCAAGCCCTATGCCCAGGCCTATCAGCGCGGGGTGAAGATTATCGGTGCAACGGCCCACTATGTTACCGAAGAGCTGGACGGCGGTCCGATTATCGAGCAGGATGTGCAGCGGGTCAGCCACAGTGATGATGTAAATGAGCTGAAACGCATCGGACGCACGATCGAACGTGTTGTTTTGGCCCGGGCAGTCAAATGGCATATCGAAGACAGAATTCTTGTCCATCACAACAAAACAGTGGTTTTTAATTAA
- the tkt gene encoding transketolase: MTEQAKEQAIHKEENSTVDNLAITTIRTLAIDAIEKANSGHPGMPMGSAPMGYQLFAKTMNHNPEHPTWVNRDRFVLSAGHGSMLLYSLLHLSGYDLPMEELKQFRQWGSLTPGHPEFGHTAGVDATTGPLGQGIGMAVGMAMAEAQLGATYNKGDHNVIDHYTYAICGDGDLMEGISSESASLAGHLKLGKLIVLYDSNDISLDGKLNLAFSENVAKRFEAYGWQVLRVEDGNDLPAISQAISEAQAESGKPTLIEVKTVIGYGSPNKQGKGGHGGTHGSPLGAEEAKLTKDFYKWVYEENFYVPDEVRVRFAEVKEKGIAANKAWDEKFAAYKKAYPELAAQLERALNGELPEGWDANLPFYKAEDKAVSTRVASGNALNGLTAGVPQLVGGSADLESSTMTHLNGLDQFTPDSYGGRNIYFGVREFGMAAAMNGIALHSGLKVFGGTFFVFTDYLRPAVRLASIMKLPVTYVLTHDSIAVGEDGPTHEPIEQLASLRIIPGLTVIRPADGNETSAAWAYAMENTSNPVALVLTRQNLPILQGTVDGVRDNIKRGGYVISDSKNGTPQAQIIATGSEVQLAVKAQAALAEEGIDVRVISLPSWDLFEKQDKAYRDSVILPEVKARLAIEMAQTFGWERYTGDQGDILGITTFGASAPGDTVIKEYGFTVENVVSRVKALL, translated from the coding sequence ATGACTGAACAGGCAAAAGAACAAGCAATCCATAAAGAAGAAAACTCCACCGTGGATAACCTGGCCATCACGACGATCCGCACGCTTGCCATTGACGCGATTGAAAAAGCAAATTCCGGTCATCCGGGAATGCCGATGGGTTCAGCTCCAATGGGGTATCAGCTGTTTGCGAAGACTATGAATCATAATCCGGAGCACCCGACTTGGGTCAACCGTGACCGTTTTGTGCTGTCCGCAGGACACGGTTCCATGCTGCTGTACAGCCTGCTGCACCTTAGCGGCTATGATCTGCCAATGGAGGAACTGAAGCAATTCCGCCAATGGGGAAGCCTGACACCGGGACATCCGGAGTTCGGTCATACTGCAGGTGTTGATGCAACTACAGGTCCGCTTGGACAAGGTATCGGTATGGCCGTAGGGATGGCGATGGCTGAAGCCCAGCTTGGCGCTACCTACAATAAAGGTGATCATAATGTAATTGACCACTATACGTACGCAATCTGCGGCGATGGCGATTTAATGGAAGGGATTTCCTCCGAGTCTGCTTCGCTTGCCGGTCATTTGAAGCTTGGCAAACTGATTGTGCTCTACGATTCCAATGATATTTCGCTGGACGGGAAGCTGAACCTGGCATTCTCCGAAAATGTAGCCAAACGTTTTGAAGCTTACGGCTGGCAAGTTCTGCGTGTGGAAGACGGCAACGACCTTCCGGCCATCAGCCAAGCGATTAGCGAGGCACAGGCCGAGAGCGGCAAACCAACCTTGATCGAAGTGAAGACCGTCATCGGCTACGGCAGCCCGAACAAGCAAGGTAAAGGCGGCCACGGCGGTACTCACGGTTCTCCGCTGGGAGCAGAAGAAGCGAAGCTGACGAAGGATTTCTACAAATGGGTGTACGAAGAGAATTTCTATGTGCCGGATGAAGTCCGTGTACGTTTTGCTGAAGTGAAGGAAAAAGGCATTGCAGCCAACAAGGCCTGGGACGAGAAATTCGCTGCTTACAAAAAAGCATACCCAGAGCTTGCGGCTCAACTGGAAAGAGCGCTGAACGGCGAGCTTCCTGAAGGCTGGGATGCCAATCTTCCGTTCTACAAAGCTGAAGACAAAGCGGTTTCCACGCGTGTTGCTTCCGGTAATGCTCTGAACGGGCTTACGGCTGGTGTTCCGCAGCTGGTGGGCGGTTCCGCCGACCTCGAAAGCTCGACAATGACCCATCTGAACGGTCTTGACCAATTCACTCCGGATTCCTACGGTGGCCGCAATATCTATTTCGGCGTCCGCGAGTTCGGTATGGCTGCGGCGATGAACGGGATTGCCCTGCACAGCGGCCTTAAGGTATTTGGCGGCACCTTCTTCGTATTCACTGACTACCTCCGTCCGGCGGTTCGTCTGGCTTCAATTATGAAGCTGCCGGTAACTTACGTGCTGACGCATGACAGTATCGCTGTCGGTGAAGACGGTCCTACCCATGAACCGATTGAGCAGCTTGCATCCCTGCGCATCATTCCGGGTCTTACGGTTATCCGTCCGGCTGACGGCAATGAGACTTCTGCAGCCTGGGCATATGCGATGGAAAATACATCAAATCCGGTAGCGCTGGTGCTTACCCGCCAAAACCTGCCGATCCTGCAGGGCACCGTGGACGGAGTACGCGACAACATCAAACGCGGCGGTTATGTGATTTCCGATTCCAAGAACGGAACACCGCAGGCACAGATTATCGCAACAGGCTCTGAGGTTCAATTGGCCGTAAAAGCACAGGCCGCTCTTGCCGAAGAAGGCATCGATGTCCGTGTCATCAGCTTGCCGAGCTGGGATCTGTTCGAGAAGCAGGATAAAGCTTACCGTGATTCCGTTATCCTCCCAGAGGTCAAAGCCCGTCTGGCTATCGAGATGGCGCAGACCTTCGGCTGGGAACGTTACACTGGCGATCAGGGCGATATTCTTGGCATTACAACCTTCGGTGCTTCTGCACCTGGCGATACGGTAATCAAAGAATACGGCTTTACCGTGGAAAATGTAGTCAGCCGCGTCAAAGCCCTGCTATAA
- a CDS encoding M14 family metallocarboxypeptidase encodes MQRDIERLVKEYPDLVSSESLGQTAYGRQLWAVKLGRGESVLFLNGSHHAREWMTSALLMKMIDTYAQAYYSNGKIADYNVRSLLDEVSIWVVPMVNPDGVTLSQQGTAGLPVNLAQTLRRYNGNSTNFNRWKANMQGIDLNRQYPASWTTIQDAVKYPWYQNYKGQKPGQAPEVQMMMDFTHKVDPEVTISYHSSGEIIFWHFNTLNSNLVRDKTMARALGSLTGYSLVTPQKNPSGGGYKDWFIQEYGRPGFTIEIANYAGESSVPLRQFSGIWSENKEVGLYSALQSYSLWLGKQKIQYLQQTMSLLGGTEFYTKIGAAAGGTTLQPQNLQVIARKGDWYQVQADKGPGWIHPSPGKLAIIEEITATAELKVSAPAYKYPDAFSPKVTVLTPQTVQVSGRWGSWLLASTPGGQWWIDGRKAELKWPIIEEAAQNTATDADTTDTDTTDADTAGADTTGADTAADVEQPGQTPPAAATTP; translated from the coding sequence ATGCAAAGGGATATTGAAAGATTAGTGAAGGAATATCCTGATCTGGTATCTTCAGAATCGCTGGGACAAACTGCTTATGGACGGCAGCTGTGGGCGGTGAAGCTAGGCCGGGGAGAATCCGTACTGTTTCTTAACGGGTCGCATCATGCCAGAGAATGGATGACAAGTGCGTTGCTGATGAAAATGATCGATACATATGCCCAAGCCTATTACAGCAATGGCAAAATTGCGGATTATAACGTACGAAGCTTATTGGACGAAGTCAGCATCTGGGTCGTTCCGATGGTAAACCCGGATGGTGTTACTTTATCCCAGCAGGGTACAGCGGGGCTGCCGGTGAATCTGGCCCAAACGCTGCGCCGGTATAACGGAAACAGCACTAATTTTAACCGCTGGAAAGCAAATATGCAGGGAATTGACCTTAACCGCCAATATCCGGCGAGCTGGACTACGATTCAGGATGCGGTCAAGTATCCCTGGTATCAGAACTACAAAGGACAGAAGCCGGGGCAAGCTCCTGAAGTGCAGATGATGATGGATTTTACACATAAGGTTGATCCGGAAGTTACAATTTCCTACCATAGCTCCGGGGAAATCATATTTTGGCACTTCAACACTTTGAACAGCAATCTGGTCCGTGACAAAACCATGGCCCGGGCCCTTGGCAGCCTGACGGGATACTCTCTGGTGACTCCACAGAAGAATCCTTCAGGCGGCGGTTATAAAGACTGGTTCATTCAGGAGTATGGCCGTCCCGGATTTACGATTGAAATTGCAAATTATGCCGGTGAGAGCAGTGTTCCGTTAAGGCAGTTTAGCGGAATCTGGTCTGAGAATAAGGAAGTTGGGCTTTATTCTGCGCTGCAGTCCTATTCGTTATGGCTGGGGAAGCAAAAGATCCAATATCTGCAGCAAACCATGAGCCTGCTGGGAGGAACGGAATTCTATACTAAAATCGGGGCTGCAGCCGGCGGGACCACTCTACAACCGCAAAATCTTCAGGTTATTGCACGGAAGGGCGACTGGTATCAGGTACAAGCAGATAAAGGGCCGGGATGGATTCATCCCTCACCGGGAAAGCTGGCAATCATCGAGGAGATTACGGCAACTGCTGAATTGAAAGTGAGCGCACCCGCTTATAAATATCCGGATGCCTTCTCTCCTAAGGTGACCGTTCTTACTCCGCAAACCGTCCAGGTATCAGGAAGATGGGGAAGCTGGCTGTTAGCCTCGACCCCAGGCGGGCAGTGGTGGATTGACGGGCGAAAGGCAGAACTCAAATGGCCAATAATAGAGGAAGCTGCACAAAATACAGCAACCGATGCTGATACAACAGATACCGATACAACCGATGCTGATACAGCGGGTGCTGATACAACGGGTGCTGATACAGCGGCCGATGTTGAGCAGCCCGGGCAAACACCGCCAGCTGCTGCAACTACCCCATAA
- a CDS encoding TIGR01777 family oxidoreductase, producing the protein MKYLICGGSGFIGRELTEYWLQGGHQIIVVGRKQPESRTAAHPALSFLTWDSLASHPELAYGADALVNLAGSSLSQRWSPSGKKSIMQSRLETVSAAARLLNALQNKPPVVIQSSAIAIYGTSLEDTYDETSPAHVMDFPSGVVEAWEGAADEAYKGVRVVKLRTGVVLGNESGAFPKMKLPYMLGFGGKIGSGKQWLSWISLTDIVRLIDFCVQTPGIEGPVNATAPHPVTNEAFGKMIGRVYHRPHWFPIPAFLLKTAVGELSEILLKGQRVLPSKALEHGFTFTYPTLQPALEHLKGE; encoded by the coding sequence ATGAAATACCTAATCTGTGGGGGCAGCGGCTTCATCGGACGTGAGCTTACTGAATATTGGCTGCAGGGTGGACATCAGATCATTGTTGTCGGCCGCAAACAGCCTGAATCCCGAACCGCTGCCCATCCAGCCCTAAGCTTCCTTACTTGGGACAGTCTGGCTTCACATCCGGAGCTTGCCTATGGCGCGGATGCCCTGGTCAACCTTGCCGGTTCCTCACTAAGCCAGCGCTGGAGTCCAAGCGGCAAGAAGTCCATTATGCAGTCCCGGCTTGAAACCGTTTCAGCGGCAGCCAGGCTGCTGAACGCGCTGCAAAACAAGCCTCCCGTGGTGATTCAATCCTCCGCAATTGCTATCTATGGCACTTCATTGGAGGATACTTATGACGAAACCTCTCCAGCCCATGTGATGGATTTCCCGTCCGGGGTTGTGGAAGCCTGGGAAGGAGCTGCAGACGAAGCCTACAAGGGTGTACGAGTAGTCAAGCTGCGCACTGGCGTGGTGCTGGGCAACGAGAGCGGTGCTTTTCCCAAGATGAAGCTGCCCTACATGCTTGGCTTTGGCGGTAAAATCGGCAGCGGGAAGCAGTGGCTGTCCTGGATCAGCCTCACCGATATCGTCCGGCTAATCGATTTCTGCGTTCAAACTCCCGGCATTGAAGGCCCTGTCAATGCCACTGCTCCGCACCCCGTGACCAATGAGGCATTCGGCAAAATGATTGGCAGGGTCTATCATCGTCCACACTGGTTCCCCATTCCTGCCTTTCTGCTCAAGACAGCCGTTGGCGAGCTGTCGGAAATCCTCCTGAAAGGCCAGCGGGTGCTCCCTTCCAAAGCCTTGGAACATGGATTTACTTTTACTTATCCAACCTTGCAGCCGGCGCTGGAGCATCTGAAAGGAGAATAG
- a CDS encoding DUF2621 domain-containing protein: MFSKSSLGLLSATPSNWFMNSIAFWTFVLLGCMCIGGYFMFRKFLKVLPKADGKSKLDWQNYWVERSRPLWSDEMKAFLDQLVQPVPSPFRDIAKHSIAAEIGKIAVESQAPEVTREHCIRGYIVATPRRDNRFLISFLEKNGIDYSPYQHLIK, from the coding sequence ATGTTTTCAAAATCAAGCTTAGGCTTGCTGTCCGCAACACCGAGCAACTGGTTTATGAACTCCATCGCATTTTGGACTTTTGTGCTGCTGGGCTGCATGTGCATCGGCGGCTATTTCATGTTCCGCAAATTCCTAAAAGTGCTGCCCAAAGCCGATGGCAAATCCAAGCTGGACTGGCAGAATTATTGGGTCGAACGCAGCCGTCCACTGTGGAGCGATGAGATGAAGGCTTTTCTGGATCAGCTCGTTCAGCCTGTGCCAAGTCCTTTCCGTGATATCGCCAAGCATTCCATCGCTGCCGAGATTGGCAAGATCGCTGTAGAAAGCCAAGCGCCGGAGGTTACCCGCGAGCACTGTATCAGAGGATATATCGTGGCTACACCACGGCGCGACAACCGTTTTCTGATCAGCTTCCTGGAGAAAAACGGTATTGATTACTCTCCTTATCAGCACCTGATTAAATAA
- a CDS encoding pyrimidine/purine nucleoside phosphorylase, whose translation MSQFTNATIQKAANIYYDGKVTSRTVTLQDGTKVTLGIMLPGVYEFGTEGPETMEILSGELKVLLPGTDVWKEIKGTDTFHVPGNSKFALEVFALTDYCCSYPVL comes from the coding sequence ATGAGTCAGTTCACCAACGCGACAATTCAAAAAGCAGCTAATATTTATTACGATGGAAAAGTTACCAGCCGCACGGTTACTTTGCAGGATGGCACTAAGGTGACGCTTGGCATCATGCTGCCTGGAGTATATGAGTTTGGTACGGAAGGTCCAGAGACGATGGAAATTCTGTCCGGCGAGCTGAAAGTACTGCTTCCCGGTACAGATGTCTGGAAGGAAATCAAAGGCACAGATACCTTTCACGTTCCCGGCAACTCCAAGTTTGCGCTGGAAGTATTTGCATTAACTGATTATTGCTGTTCTTACCCGGTTTTGTAA